From the genome of Salvelinus alpinus chromosome 19, SLU_Salpinus.1, whole genome shotgun sequence, one region includes:
- the LOC139545445 gene encoding neuropeptide Y receptor type 1-like gives MEVSHVNNSSHHAWWKEMPWGDTDECTSSWSGTTFLIVAYSALVAVGLIGNTCLVFVITRQKEMRNVTNIFIANLSISDILMCIVCLPVTIIYTLMDRWILGEALCKVTPFVQCISVTVSIFTLVLIAIERHQLIIHPTGWKPMVRHSYLAVAITWLVACFISLPFLFFNVLDNSPFQNMSLPFNLYTDHFICMERWPSEHNRLAYTTSLLLFQYCLPLILILVCYLRIFLRLRQRKYMVERARDNCQKKAKGSKRINAMLASIVVVFALCWLPLNIFNTLFDWNHQAIPSCQHDIIFSACHLTAMASTCVNPIIYGFLNSNFQKELKSTLYHCRCWGSPESYESFPLSIVSTEVTKGSTLSKGSMSMNVQS, from the coding sequence ATGGAGGTGTCCCATGTGAACAATAGCAGTCATCACGCCTGGTGGAAAGAGATGCCATGGGGCGACACAGACGAGTGCACCTCCTCCTGGAGTGGCACCACCTTCCTGATAGTTGCCTACAGCGCACTGGTCGCGGTTGGCCTTATCGGTAACACCTGCCTGGTGTTTGTCATCACACGGCAGAAGGAGATGCGGAATGTCACCAACATCTTCATCGCCAACCTGTCCATCTCTGACATCCTCATGTGCATTGTGTGCCTGCCTGTCACCATCATCTACACCCTGATGGACCGCTGGATCCTGGGGGAGGCACTCTGTAAGGTCACACCCTTTGTCCAGTGCATCTCTGTCACGGTTTCCATCTTCACCCTTGTCCTCATAGCCATAGAGCGCCACCAACTCATCATCCACCCCACTGGATGGAAGCCTATGGTGCGCCACTCCTACCTGGCTGTAGCCATCACCTGGTTAGTGGCCTGCttcatctctcttcctttcctcttcTTCAACGTCCTCGACAACAGTCCTTTCCAGAACATGAGCCTCCCCTTCAATCTCTACACTGACCACTTCATCTGTATGGAGCGATGGCCCTCAGAGCACAACCGACTGGCCTACACCACCTCCCTGCTGCTCTTCCAGTACTGCCTTCCCCTCATCCTCATCCTGGTCTGCTACCTGCGCATCTTCCTGCGTCTCCGACAGAGAAAATACATGGTGGAGCGAGCCAGGGACAACTGTCAGAAGAAAGCCAAGGGGTCAAAGAGGATCAATGCCATGTTGGCCTCCATTGTGGTAGTGTTTGCCCTCTGCTGGCTCCCGCTCAACATCTTCAATACCTTGTTCGACTGGAACCACCAGGCCATCCCATCCTGTCAGCATGACATAATCTTCTCTGCCTGCCACCTCACAGCCATGGCATCCACCTGTGTCAACCCCATAATCTACGGCTTTCTCAACAGTAACTTCCAGAAAGAGCTCAAATCTACCCTATACCACTGCCGCTGCTGGGGGTCACCAGAGAGTTATGAGAGCTTCCCTCTTTCTATTGTCAGCACAGAGGTCACTAAGGGGTCAACCTTGAGCAAAGGATCAATGAGCATGAATGTACAGTCCTGA